A region from the Agrobacterium cucumeris genome encodes:
- a CDS encoding SDR family oxidoreductase: protein MGILQKFSLENRTAIITGSGRGLGFEIASAFAEAGAHVWLTGRNAETLEQAVDTLRKAGGKADYAAFDIADTTAGSALVRRIMDEFGHLDILVNNVGARDRRPLAEFTDEDVLELIRTDLTSSISLSRDAAEAMNINGYGRIITITSILGHIVRPGDAIYPVAKQGLTGLMRAIAVEYGARGITSNAIAPGMFATQTNAALAENPEMVAFAKLRVPLERWGRPDEIAGAALFLASDAASFVNGHVLTVDGGMSVRL from the coding sequence ATGGGCATTCTCCAGAAATTCTCTCTCGAAAACCGCACGGCCATCATCACCGGCAGCGGCCGCGGCCTCGGTTTCGAAATCGCCAGCGCCTTTGCCGAAGCGGGCGCCCATGTGTGGCTGACCGGCCGCAATGCCGAAACGCTGGAACAGGCGGTCGACACGCTGCGCAAGGCCGGCGGCAAGGCCGATTACGCCGCCTTCGATATCGCCGATACGACCGCCGGCAGCGCGCTTGTCCGCCGCATCATGGACGAGTTCGGCCACCTCGATATCCTCGTCAACAATGTCGGCGCGCGTGACCGCCGCCCACTTGCCGAATTTACCGACGAGGATGTGCTGGAGTTGATCCGCACCGATCTCACCTCCTCCATCTCGCTGTCACGCGATGCGGCAGAGGCCATGAACATCAATGGTTACGGCCGCATCATCACCATCACCTCCATTCTCGGCCATATCGTTCGGCCGGGGGATGCGATCTATCCCGTCGCCAAACAGGGGCTGACCGGGCTGATGCGGGCGATTGCCGTGGAATATGGCGCACGCGGCATCACCAGCAACGCCATCGCACCCGGCATGTTCGCCACGCAAACCAATGCCGCCCTTGCCGAAAACCCTGAGATGGTGGCTTTCGCCAAGCTGCGCGTGCCGCTGGAGCGTTGGGGCCGGCCGGATGAAATCGCCGGTGCGGCCCTGTTTCTGGCCAGCGATGCGGCCTCCTTCGTCAACGGCCACGTGCTGACGGTGGATGGCGGCATGTCGGTGCGGCTGTGA